One Deltaproteobacteria bacterium genomic window, TTGGGATAATTTATCAATAATACTATCTATATCATTCCCAGGTATTACCTTAATCTTTTGAGGGTGGATTTTTAGCCTTTTTGCTCTTAAAGAAAGTTGTCCGATTGATTCCTCTGCACTTACATATATAATATTATATTTCTCGGAGAGTTCTGATGCCATTTGAAGAAGTAGTGTAGATTTTCCTACCCCTGGCGGACCACCCAAAAGAACAACAGCCCCTTGCGCTAAACCACCACCGAGAAGATCATCTATTGCCTTTTCGCCGGTTTGATAGAACAGGGGCGGCTTAACATCTAACAAAAGACTGCTAACCACTGCTTCTTCTGATTTTAGCTTCCCTCGCTGTTCCTTATATTCTTTACAGGTGCCCCATTCCTTGCAAGCAGGACATCTGCCAAACCACTTCCCCGACGTATAGCCACAATTCGTGCATACATAAGCTTTTTTTTCTTTCACCAAACACAATATAACAAATTTTTTCGTTTTAAAAAAGTGAAACATAAATATAATGGTTGCTATGAATGAAATTGAAATTTTAAAAATAGTAGAAGAAGATATTTTGAGAATATTGACTGAAGAAGGAAAAGCTACGCTTGATGCCTTAAAAGGATGGATTAAAGTCTCCTGTTCTTTCGTATCTAAAGCAATTCAAAAATTAGAAGATGAGAATCTAATACGAAAAGAGTTTTCTTTTTATGAATTAACAGAAACGGGAAAAGAAAAAGGCGAAAGCATTTTGAAGAAACATCTTATTCTGGAGAACTATTTTAAGAAAATCAGGAGTGGAAAAGAGGCTCATAAAGAAGTTGATCTCCTCGAACACTACATTTCTGGAGAGGTTCTTAATAATATTAAAGAA contains:
- a CDS encoding FeoA domain-containing protein, with amino-acid sequence MNEIEILKIVEEDILRILTEEGKATLDALKGWIKVSCSFVSKAIQKLEDENLIRKEFSFYELTETGKEKGESILKKHLILENYFKKIRSGKEAHKEVDLLEHYISGEVLNNIKELSTFKKESVSLIKLELHEDRLITDILIPDNELFERIISMGIVPGERIKMLNKIPGGMIVKIENKKFAIDKQIAEKVMVLDYEKA